The sequence below is a genomic window from Ignavibacteria bacterium.
AAGCGAAATCATTCCGCCGAAACCCCGCATCTGTTTTTTTGCAAGCTCATGCTGTGGATGCGTCTGAAGCCCCGGATAGATTACCCTTTCAACCAGGCCCGACTTATTAAAGTATTCAGCCAGCGCCATGGCGTTAGAGTTATGACGCTCCATCCTGACGGCAAGCGTCTTTGTAGAACGGAGTATAAGCCAGCAGTCAAAAGGCGATGGCACGCCGCCTGCGGCATTCTGAATGTATCTTAAGCGTTTATGAATATCATCATTGCTTGTAATAAGAATTCCGCCTATAACGTCGCTGTGGCCGTTGATGTATTTTGTGGAGCTGTGAATTACAATGTCTATTCCCAATGTAAGAGGATTCTGGAAATAAGGGCTCATAAATGTGTTATCCACTACACTGATCAGGTTTTGCTTTTTACAGACCTTTGCAGCTTCCGCGAGATCTGTAAGAACGAGCATTGGGTTTGTGGGGGTTTCAAGAAAAACGAGCTTTGTATTTTTCTTTATTGCCTTTTCAATATTTGAGGGGTCGCTGGTATCAACCCAGGAATATTCAATTCCAAAGTCCTTCATCACAAGTTCAAAGAGGCGGTAAGTTCCGCCGTAAACGTTATGCGAGCCTATAACATGATCTCCCGCCTTAACGAGGCTCATAAGGGCGTGCTCGGCTGCAAGGCCTGAGGCAAATGCAATTCCGTACTTTCCTTTTTCAAGCGTGGCGACGTTTGTTTCAAGCGCCTCACGGGTCAGGTTCTGGGTCCTTCCATATTCGTACCCTTTGTGTTTGCCCAGTTCCTCCTGTGCGTAGGTTGATGTCTGATAGATCGGAGTAATTACGGCGCCGGTTGTTGGGTCAGGCCTCTGCCCGGCATGAATAGCATCAGTTGAAAATCCCATGGTAATTCCTTTTTATTTTAAGTATTAAAAATTACTGATAGAAATCTGAATATTCAATCAGGTCGTATCTTGTTACAAGATCCACCAGGCGCCCATATTCTGCAACCAGGACGGCAGTTGTACGCGTAAGATGCTTTTTTACCTCTGAAAGATCGGCATTCGCGTCCAGGACAGGAAAAGTTTCAACCATTAGCTTTGAGACCTCCTCTTCCATGAGTGCCGGGTTTTCCAGAACGGCCGCCATAAACTTCGGCTCGCGGAGGCTTCCTACTGCCTGCCCCTCATCCATTACAGGAAGCTGAGAGATCCCCTTCTCATTCATGAGCTTGATTGCAGATTTTATTTTATCGTGTGCTTCAATGGAGATAAGCTTTTTGATATTTCCCGATCTTTTGGCTTTTGATATATCACCAAGCGTTCTGGCCGCATTAAGGAGGAGCCTTTTTTCCCTGAGCCACTCTTCATTGTGGAACTTTGACAGGTATCGTTCTCCCGTATCGCTTACAACAAAAACCAATACGTCATTT
It includes:
- a CDS encoding PLP-dependent transferase encodes the protein MGFSTDAIHAGQRPDPTTGAVITPIYQTSTYAQEELGKHKGYEYGRTQNLTREALETNVATLEKGKYGIAFASGLAAEHALMSLVKAGDHVIGSHNVYGGTYRLFELVMKDFGIEYSWVDTSDPSNIEKAIKKNTKLVFLETPTNPMLVLTDLAEAAKVCKKQNLISVVDNTFMSPYFQNPLTLGIDIVIHSSTKYINGHSDVIGGILITSNDDIHKRLRYIQNAAGGVPSPFDCWLILRSTKTLAVRMERHNSNAMALAEYFNKSGLVERVIYPGLQTHPQHELAKKQMRGFGGMISLEVGDEKKARNLLKSVKVFTLGESLGGVESLISHPSSMTHASVPKAEKEKFGLTESLVRLSVGLEDVEDLIEDIERGLKI